A part of Gemmatimonas groenlandica genomic DNA contains:
- a CDS encoding general stress protein produces MQETAAAASGTSTPAFSIAAHDAVVAIYGTQGSAERAVRTLARDGFDMRRLSMVGRGDHTDEQVLGYYNTGDHVTFGGKQGASWGTLNGILFDSALLFVPLLCHIIVLGPLVGALANGAAGPAFTGGLTALGVALHGIGIPKHSAMRYETAVHADRHLLVAHGPGADVRRARTSLAETGAERLDMHAAARLNDPGS; encoded by the coding sequence ATGCAGGAGACGGCGGCGGCCGCAAGCGGAACCAGTACACCCGCATTCAGCATCGCTGCACACGATGCTGTTGTTGCAATCTACGGAACGCAAGGCAGCGCTGAGCGTGCGGTGCGGACGCTTGCACGAGACGGGTTTGACATGCGACGTCTCTCGATGGTCGGCCGTGGCGACCACACCGACGAGCAGGTGCTCGGCTACTACAACACCGGAGATCACGTCACGTTTGGAGGAAAGCAGGGGGCGTCTTGGGGGACGCTCAACGGCATCCTCTTCGACTCCGCACTGCTGTTCGTGCCTCTCCTATGCCACATCATCGTCCTCGGGCCGCTCGTCGGCGCGCTCGCGAACGGCGCGGCGGGACCGGCGTTCACTGGCGGTCTCACTGCACTTGGCGTTGCGCTCCATGGAATCGGCATCCCGAAGCATTCGGCGATGCGGTATGAGACGGCGGTACACGCCGATCGACACCTGCTCGTCGCCCACGGACCCGGTGCGGATGTGCGTCGCGCGCGCACAAGCCTGGCGGAAACCGGCGCTGAACGGCTGGATATGCACGCCGCCGCGCGGCTGAATGATCCGGGAAGCTGA
- a CDS encoding DNA polymerase III subunit alpha: MPNQYVELHCHSALSLLDGASLPESLAERAAELGYPALAITDHDEMGGVVRFGTACETLGIGGILGVELTVRMPDIGNPGAERRTHMVLLAETRDGYRNIASLVTRARMDSDRGTPSVPWALVTRHVEGVMALTGCPRGWVPQLLAEGRTDDAYTAAGELRDVFGEHLAVECWDHRLPEERALVQQLRPLAAKLGVPWVVTNDVHYATPEQRIVHDVLNTLRHERTLDTMGTRLRPNAEWALKKPSLIYQRWRGAEEGVKATLAIAERCAFRLEQLKPSMPAFPLPPGISAQEYLTRLVEQGAYERWNTSRTPKHDTQLAHELAMIGKLDLAGFFLTVWDIVRFARREGILCQGRGSAANSAVCYCLGITAVDPIRMELLFERFLSEGRKEPPDIDIDFAHRDRERVLQYVYNRYGREHAAMVCEQITWRGRSAVRDAARVLGFSVQQGDMLASLSDRFSARSTADALRVDTPSPEGEAAVPPAAPGTTDADRLGQQMIGGTEATTKARVVREASRKVASTQTKSQTKSSAQRAPKGPTDRDGTWAQVIDMQAERKIAADARAQLGPLAKGSDNSRPSETESHEERRNRTTATRDTASGREVLERAGLDPNDERVRRLADVVAGLHQLPRHRSIHVGGFILTEEPLGSIVPIEPASMPGRTVIQWEKDDLDPVGLVKIDLLGLGMLTVVQDCLLYIRHTRGTTIDLGQLDMSDQAVYDVMCRADTVGLFQIESRAQMNTLPRLKPRCFYDLVVEVALIRPGPIQGEMVHPYLRRRAGLEPVTYPHPMLEKVLKRTLGVPLFQEQGMQVAIVAAGFTPTQADQLRRAMGHKRSRERMAQICEELIAGMAKNGIPEETGRRIYNQINAFADYGFPESHAASFALIVYATAWLRHYYAPEYTAAILNAQPMGFYAPGTLIEDAKRHGVEVRPVDLTRSTWDHALEMADGRVLVPNDGVVRWGRQIDPQPMRDVVAVRLGVRLVRGLGAKARRALEAALVHGPFTSVEDAVRRVSLDKTSWRRLAEAGAFDSMFAHEPAERRRRVALWEVMASTRGPELPLAPFEAQPVPTQLPAYTPIELTEADYRMTGLSLAGHPMKHVRPILAPNGVLSAREAHEQGKDGQRVAVAGLVICRQRPGTAKGFVFLTLEDETGMINIVITPDRFEEHALLISRSPMLLIRGTLQVEQHVVNVRAKQFKALELGGGEQHVKGHNYR; the protein is encoded by the coding sequence ATGCCGAACCAGTACGTCGAACTCCATTGCCACTCGGCACTTTCCCTGCTCGACGGGGCCTCGCTCCCCGAGTCACTGGCCGAGCGTGCCGCCGAACTGGGGTACCCCGCCCTCGCCATCACCGACCACGATGAGATGGGGGGGGTAGTCCGCTTCGGCACCGCCTGCGAAACGCTCGGCATCGGCGGCATCCTGGGCGTCGAGCTCACCGTGCGCATGCCCGACATCGGCAACCCGGGCGCCGAACGACGCACCCACATGGTGCTGCTCGCCGAAACGCGCGACGGCTACCGCAACATCGCGTCGCTGGTCACGCGGGCCCGCATGGACAGCGATCGCGGCACCCCCAGTGTGCCGTGGGCGCTCGTGACGCGCCATGTAGAGGGCGTCATGGCCCTCACCGGCTGCCCGCGCGGCTGGGTACCGCAATTGCTGGCCGAGGGCCGTACCGACGACGCCTATACCGCGGCCGGTGAGTTGCGCGACGTGTTCGGCGAGCATCTCGCGGTGGAATGTTGGGATCATCGTCTGCCGGAAGAGCGCGCGCTTGTGCAGCAGTTGCGTCCACTCGCCGCCAAGCTCGGTGTGCCGTGGGTGGTCACCAACGATGTGCACTACGCCACCCCGGAACAGCGCATCGTGCACGATGTGCTGAACACGCTGCGACACGAACGCACGCTCGACACCATGGGCACGCGCCTGCGTCCCAACGCCGAGTGGGCGCTCAAGAAGCCGTCACTCATTTATCAGCGATGGCGTGGCGCGGAGGAAGGCGTCAAGGCCACGCTGGCCATCGCCGAACGGTGCGCGTTCCGGCTGGAACAGCTCAAGCCATCCATGCCGGCGTTTCCCCTGCCACCCGGTATCAGCGCGCAGGAGTATCTCACGCGCTTGGTGGAACAGGGCGCTTACGAACGCTGGAACACGTCGCGCACGCCTAAGCACGACACCCAACTCGCGCACGAACTGGCGATGATCGGCAAGCTCGATCTCGCCGGATTCTTTCTCACCGTGTGGGACATCGTCCGCTTCGCGCGACGTGAAGGGATTCTCTGCCAGGGCCGTGGCTCCGCCGCCAATTCGGCCGTGTGCTACTGCCTAGGCATCACGGCGGTCGATCCCATTCGCATGGAGCTGTTGTTCGAGCGGTTCTTGAGCGAAGGACGCAAGGAGCCGCCCGATATCGACATCGACTTCGCGCACCGCGATCGCGAGCGCGTGCTGCAGTATGTGTACAATCGCTACGGCCGCGAACACGCGGCTATGGTGTGCGAGCAGATCACCTGGCGGGGACGCAGCGCCGTGCGCGACGCGGCGCGCGTGCTGGGCTTCTCGGTGCAGCAGGGCGACATGCTGGCGTCGCTCAGTGATCGGTTCAGTGCGCGGAGCACGGCTGATGCATTGCGGGTCGATACACCGTCACCCGAAGGCGAGGCTGCCGTACCACCTGCCGCACCAGGCACCACCGACGCCGACCGCCTGGGTCAACAGATGATCGGCGGCACCGAAGCCACCACCAAGGCCCGCGTGGTGCGTGAGGCGTCACGCAAAGTGGCGTCGACGCAAACGAAGTCACAAACGAAAAGTTCCGCCCAGCGCGCCCCCAAGGGCCCCACCGACCGCGACGGCACGTGGGCACAGGTCATCGATATGCAGGCCGAGCGGAAGATCGCGGCCGACGCCCGCGCGCAACTCGGTCCGCTGGCCAAGGGCAGTGACAACAGCCGCCCGAGTGAAACGGAGAGTCACGAAGAACGCCGTAACCGTACCACCGCCACGCGCGACACCGCCAGTGGCCGCGAGGTACTCGAGCGCGCCGGTCTCGACCCCAACGACGAACGGGTGCGTCGCTTGGCTGACGTCGTGGCCGGCCTGCACCAGCTGCCACGTCACCGCTCCATTCACGTGGGCGGGTTCATTCTCACCGAAGAGCCACTGGGCTCCATCGTGCCCATCGAGCCCGCCTCCATGCCAGGGCGTACGGTGATTCAGTGGGAGAAGGACGATCTCGATCCCGTCGGCTTGGTCAAGATCGACTTGCTGGGGCTCGGCATGCTCACCGTGGTGCAGGATTGTCTGTTGTACATCCGGCACACGCGCGGCACCACGATCGATCTCGGGCAGCTCGACATGAGCGATCAGGCGGTGTACGACGTGATGTGTCGCGCCGATACCGTGGGGCTCTTCCAGATCGAGAGTCGCGCGCAGATGAACACGCTGCCGCGGTTGAAACCGCGCTGCTTCTACGATCTCGTGGTCGAGGTCGCGCTCATCCGGCCGGGGCCCATTCAGGGCGAGATGGTACATCCGTATCTGCGACGGCGCGCCGGACTCGAGCCGGTCACCTATCCGCATCCCATGCTCGAGAAGGTGCTCAAGCGCACGCTGGGCGTGCCACTGTTTCAGGAGCAGGGCATGCAGGTGGCGATCGTTGCCGCAGGATTCACGCCCACGCAAGCCGATCAACTGCGGCGCGCCATGGGGCACAAGCGCTCGCGTGAACGCATGGCGCAGATCTGCGAAGAACTGATCGCCGGCATGGCGAAGAACGGCATCCCGGAAGAAACCGGCCGTCGCATTTACAACCAGATCAACGCCTTCGCCGACTACGGTTTCCCCGAAAGTCATGCGGCCAGTTTTGCGCTCATCGTGTACGCCACCGCCTGGCTCCGGCACTACTACGCGCCGGAGTACACCGCGGCCATTCTGAACGCGCAACCGATGGGTTTCTACGCGCCGGGCACCCTCATCGAAGACGCCAAGCGACACGGTGTGGAAGTGCGACCGGTCGATCTCACGCGCAGTACGTGGGATCACGCCCTCGAAATGGCCGACGGACGCGTGCTCGTGCCCAACGATGGCGTGGTGCGCTGGGGTCGTCAGATCGACCCGCAACCCATGCGCGATGTGGTAGCCGTGCGCCTGGGGGTGCGACTCGTACGTGGACTCGGCGCCAAGGCCCGTCGCGCGCTCGAAGCGGCGTTGGTGCACGGTCCGTTCACCAGTGTCGAAGACGCTGTGCGTCGGGTGTCGCTCGACAAGACCTCGTGGCGACGACTGGCCGAAGCCGGTGCCTTCGACAGCATGTTCGCGCACGAACCGGCCGAACGGCGACGGCGCGTAGCGCTCTGGGAAGTGATGGCCTCCACCCGTGGTCCCGAGTTGCCGCTGGCGCCTTTTGAGGCGCAGCCCGTGCCCACGCAATTGCCGGCCTATACACCCATCGAACTCACAGAAGCCGACTACCGCATGACCGGGCTGTCGTTGGCCGGGCATCCCATGAAGCATGTGCGCCCCATTCTGGCACCCAACGGCGTGCTGTCGGCCCGTGAAGCGCACGAACAGGGCAAGGATGGACAGCGCGTGGCCGTGGCCGGCCTGGTGATCTGTCGTCAGCGCCCGGGCACCGCCAAGGGATTCGTCTTTCTCACGCTCGAAGACGAAACGGGGATGATCAATATCGTGATCACCCCCGATCGCTTCGAAGAACATGCGCTGCTCATTTCCCGCTCACCGATGCTGCTCATTCGCGGCACGCTGCAGGTAGAACAGCATGTGGTGAATGTGCGCGCCAAACAGTTCAAGGCGCTGGAGCTCGGTGGCGGCGAGCAGCATGTAAAGGGGCACAACTACCGGTAG
- the dps gene encoding DNA starvation/stationary phase protection protein Dps — MSQKTVSAAGVRGVVETSMVSSDGQSERDLLPFSTKLDIPASTRSEVVSLLGQRLAACIDLQSHCKHAHWNVKGHKFLSLHELFDRIHASVLDYGDLIAERIVQLGGVADGTVKQVAQRSELIDYPGALSAGHQHVAALSDSLSQFGRTARIGIEEMNALEDAVSADVLTEVARGVDRWLWFVEAHEQHEGGHAAR; from the coding sequence ATGTCTCAGAAAACCGTGTCAGCGGCTGGCGTTCGTGGTGTCGTTGAGACCTCGATGGTATCGAGCGACGGTCAGTCGGAGCGTGACCTACTCCCGTTCAGCACGAAGCTCGACATCCCAGCGTCTACGCGATCCGAGGTGGTAAGCCTTCTTGGTCAGCGCCTAGCCGCATGCATCGATCTTCAAAGTCATTGCAAGCACGCACACTGGAACGTGAAGGGGCACAAGTTTCTCAGCTTGCACGAACTGTTCGACCGCATTCACGCGTCGGTCCTCGATTATGGCGACCTGATCGCAGAACGCATTGTCCAGTTGGGCGGGGTCGCCGATGGCACGGTCAAACAGGTCGCTCAACGCTCCGAGCTCATCGACTATCCTGGCGCGTTGTCCGCCGGCCATCAACACGTGGCAGCGCTCTCGGATTCACTGTCGCAGTTCGGCCGGACTGCTCGCATCGGCATCGAAGAAATGAACGCGCTGGAAGACGCCGTAAGCGCGGACGTGCTTACGGAAGTGGCCCGCGGGGTGGACCGCTGGCTGTGGTTCGTGGAGGCACACGAGCAGCACGAAGGGGGACACGCGGCGCGCTGA
- a CDS encoding DUF302 domain-containing protein: MTLPSPYAVPDLLDRLSALVVARELVVFARIEFSHDATAAGLTLSPMAQLVFGHPRGGTPVLAAAPLAGLELPLRALAWTDADANVWLSYVDPAELQDRYALPDSQAAGLQIIHELCLHAVA; this comes from the coding sequence GTGACATTGCCGAGCCCGTACGCGGTTCCCGATTTGCTGGACCGGCTTTCCGCACTCGTGGTGGCCCGCGAGCTGGTTGTGTTCGCGCGCATCGAGTTCTCGCACGACGCTACCGCAGCCGGCCTCACGCTCTCCCCTATGGCGCAACTGGTATTCGGTCACCCGCGCGGTGGCACGCCGGTACTCGCGGCGGCCCCGCTGGCCGGACTCGAGCTGCCCTTGCGTGCGCTCGCGTGGACCGATGCTGACGCCAACGTGTGGCTGAGCTACGTCGATCCAGCCGAGCTTCAGGACCGATACGCGCTACCCGATTCGCAAGCTGCGGGCTTGCAGATCATTCACGAGCTGTGCCTTCACGCGGTGGCATAG
- a CDS encoding alpha/beta fold hydrolase, with translation MLIATEPSFPLVQSLRAQAASVANSRTSAAAVVRYKTVSIDGLEIFYREAGPPTAPVILLLHGFPTSSQMFRNLIPALADKYRVIAPDYPGYGQSSMPSHEKFRYTFANLTDITDKFTQRLGLSHYVLYVMDYGGPVGFRLALAHPDRVDAFVVQNGNAYEEGLRDFWIPFKAYWRDSTAEHRSALRSLLASDATKWQYLTGVRDTARISPDNWTIDQRLLDRPGNDEIQLDLFYDYGSNVPLYPQFQSYFRHYQPPMLIVWGKDDPIFPWQGAMPYQRDVENLELHLLNTGHFALEEKGDEIAARIRAFLPKYLKGKAGASRVSSSTAR, from the coding sequence ATGCTTATCGCCACCGAGCCCTCGTTCCCCCTCGTGCAGTCGCTTCGGGCGCAGGCCGCTTCCGTTGCGAATAGCCGAACGTCTGCGGCCGCAGTCGTCAGGTATAAGACGGTCAGCATCGACGGGCTCGAAATCTTCTACCGTGAGGCTGGCCCGCCGACGGCCCCGGTGATTCTGCTTCTCCACGGTTTTCCGACGTCGTCTCAGATGTTTCGCAATCTCATACCGGCCCTGGCCGACAAGTATCGCGTGATCGCGCCCGACTACCCGGGCTACGGGCAGTCAAGTATGCCCAGCCATGAGAAATTTCGGTACACGTTCGCTAACCTCACCGACATCACGGACAAGTTTACGCAGCGGCTCGGCCTATCGCACTACGTGCTGTACGTCATGGACTACGGTGGTCCTGTAGGCTTTCGCCTGGCGTTGGCTCATCCCGATCGCGTCGACGCGTTTGTCGTTCAGAACGGGAATGCCTACGAGGAGGGGCTTCGTGACTTTTGGATTCCTTTCAAAGCATACTGGAGAGACTCAACAGCCGAGCACCGCAGTGCTCTCCGGAGTCTCCTGGCCAGTGACGCTACGAAATGGCAGTATCTCACTGGTGTCCGCGATACAGCTCGGATCAGTCCTGACAACTGGACCATCGATCAACGCCTCTTGGATCGGCCGGGCAATGACGAGATCCAGCTCGACCTCTTCTACGACTACGGCTCGAACGTTCCGCTGTATCCGCAGTTCCAGTCGTACTTTCGACACTATCAGCCGCCAATGTTGATCGTGTGGGGAAAAGACGATCCGATCTTCCCGTGGCAGGGTGCGATGCCGTATCAAAGGGATGTAGAGAACCTTGAGCTCCATCTTCTCAACACGGGACACTTCGCACTTGAGGAGAAGGGCGACGAAATTGCGGCGCGCATCCGCGCATTCCTGCCGAAGTATCTCAAAGGGAAGGCTGGCGCCAGTCGAGTGAGTAGCTCTACGGCACGATAG
- a CDS encoding sensor histidine kinase, which yields MRFDGVRFMVIDGTREPALRLTGRAGRSFTPRHVDREHRLWIVRPDGGLVTYRNGVFRVAFDPVVGHARYTDVYEDGAGGIWVEADSAGRQWIRRLQGEHLVPGSWPAGVPDSGVTVTRPDTADGLWVGTRTQGIWHITPRGIRHFDPPPASSGLAKPERSVYPELQAADGTLWVSAAAGRGGLQHLRAGVWTPVHLDDDPRALSIGMVTQSPDGTVYIASRSAGVLVWRDGHLERRPPGDGAAGMVVQDIVADADGTIWATTDLGLERFRRAAFMTLGRRDGVPFDAPYEMAGDATGSIWVRDRSDNVYRLHESGARAAPDSLTGQRMPLPPALRFQLLAASRGSVWLGLTGGGLARVDGSGTTRVFRGTDLPPKRIWAGVEDADGALWLSTAPRGLGVLRNGRYAPVLLPGLGDNAKAIFVAADSQRRVIAADEQMPVAYAVSSSRAPMRLDSLTPLRKPLEAVAIEASDTLWGVVLPKGGGPDAPPTLVRLAGGRAVEVPLPGPVPGLTGFNVILSVAHDALWFASGGGVGRFPLPALHAAANRGLVAPAPQTFGPPDGLVSPHLTLYGVARMFRATDGRLWLATPGGLSVVDPAAVPVNDTPPPVHVEEVVVGAHELAASELWRIAPNPDRIEIHYTAASPRMPERVRVQYRLDGVDRDWVDGSVPRTATYTQLRPGAYRFRVRAWNEDGVPSTGEAVLAFTVLPAWYQTRWALALAVLAAGAVGAAGMGAVARTRRRRAEAELRGRLAERVRLARELHDTLLSGMTGISMRLDAAAIRASGPLGLDASVLGEMRTLARNTLVEARDAVTAMRNSADDLVPLWDQLADAARRTFADTEVDVRLEREGTTRAYPRDVEAEVVRIATEALVNARKHSACRSVKVRWVDDRRGLRVSVTDDGSGFDQRDASLNGHWGLQGMRERAAAVGATLTIDSHVGRGTDVVVSIRAPG from the coding sequence GTGCGATTCGATGGTGTGCGTTTCATGGTGATCGACGGGACGCGCGAGCCGGCGCTACGCCTCACGGGGCGCGCTGGTCGCTCATTCACGCCCCGGCACGTCGATCGCGAACATCGCCTGTGGATCGTGCGGCCCGACGGCGGACTCGTCACCTATCGCAACGGTGTGTTTCGTGTTGCTTTCGATCCGGTTGTCGGCCACGCCCGTTACACCGACGTCTACGAGGACGGCGCCGGTGGAATTTGGGTCGAAGCGGATTCGGCCGGCCGTCAGTGGATCCGGCGCCTGCAAGGTGAGCACCTTGTGCCTGGAAGTTGGCCCGCAGGCGTGCCCGACTCCGGCGTGACCGTCACGCGGCCGGATACCGCTGACGGCCTGTGGGTCGGCACACGCACACAGGGGATCTGGCACATCACGCCGCGCGGGATCCGGCACTTCGACCCGCCGCCGGCATCGTCGGGACTTGCAAAACCAGAACGCTCGGTCTACCCGGAGCTTCAGGCCGCCGATGGCACGCTGTGGGTTTCCGCGGCCGCAGGCCGTGGTGGGCTGCAGCACCTGCGGGCGGGCGTGTGGACGCCAGTGCATCTCGACGACGATCCGCGCGCGCTGTCCATCGGCATGGTGACGCAGTCCCCCGACGGCACCGTGTACATCGCGAGTCGCTCGGCCGGCGTCCTCGTCTGGCGTGATGGCCACCTCGAGCGCCGGCCGCCGGGGGATGGTGCAGCCGGCATGGTAGTGCAGGATATCGTCGCCGACGCCGATGGAACGATCTGGGCCACAACGGACCTCGGGCTCGAACGATTCCGTCGTGCCGCGTTCATGACGCTCGGTCGGCGCGACGGTGTGCCTTTCGATGCGCCGTACGAAATGGCCGGCGACGCGACTGGCAGCATCTGGGTCCGCGATCGTTCCGACAACGTCTACCGTCTCCATGAGTCTGGAGCGCGCGCGGCGCCGGATTCACTGACGGGTCAGCGGATGCCGTTGCCGCCTGCTTTGCGATTCCAGCTACTCGCAGCGTCGCGAGGTAGCGTCTGGCTTGGGCTGACGGGAGGAGGCCTCGCGAGGGTGGACGGGAGCGGAACCACCCGTGTTTTTCGTGGTACCGATCTTCCCCCAAAGCGCATCTGGGCCGGCGTCGAGGATGCCGACGGAGCGCTCTGGTTGAGTACCGCCCCGCGCGGCTTGGGCGTGCTGCGCAACGGACGGTACGCTCCCGTTCTGCTGCCCGGTCTCGGCGACAATGCGAAGGCGATCTTCGTCGCGGCAGATTCCCAACGCCGCGTGATTGCCGCCGATGAGCAGATGCCCGTCGCCTATGCTGTCTCGTCGTCGCGCGCACCGATGCGTCTCGATTCGCTTACGCCGCTCAGAAAGCCACTCGAAGCGGTGGCTATCGAGGCAAGTGACACGCTCTGGGGCGTCGTGTTGCCGAAGGGAGGCGGACCGGATGCGCCACCGACGCTGGTCCGGCTGGCAGGCGGCAGGGCGGTGGAGGTCCCGCTCCCTGGTCCGGTGCCCGGTCTCACCGGCTTCAACGTGATACTCTCGGTAGCGCACGACGCACTGTGGTTTGCCAGTGGTGGCGGCGTCGGGCGCTTTCCGCTCCCGGCGCTGCACGCGGCAGCCAACCGCGGGCTCGTCGCGCCAGCACCGCAGACGTTCGGGCCGCCGGATGGCCTCGTGTCACCACATCTCACGCTGTACGGTGTCGCGCGTATGTTCCGCGCGACGGACGGGCGGCTCTGGCTTGCCACACCTGGCGGGCTTTCCGTGGTCGACCCAGCGGCCGTGCCGGTCAACGACACGCCACCGCCCGTGCATGTGGAGGAGGTCGTCGTCGGCGCACATGAACTGGCGGCGAGCGAGTTGTGGCGCATCGCACCCAACCCCGACCGCATCGAGATCCACTACACGGCAGCAAGCCCGCGCATGCCCGAACGAGTGCGCGTGCAGTACCGCCTAGACGGCGTGGACCGAGACTGGGTAGATGGTAGCGTGCCACGCACGGCGACGTATACACAGCTTCGGCCCGGCGCGTACCGTTTCCGCGTGCGTGCGTGGAATGAGGATGGCGTGCCGAGCACAGGAGAGGCTGTGCTCGCTTTCACCGTGCTGCCCGCCTGGTACCAGACGCGCTGGGCGCTTGCACTCGCCGTACTCGCCGCGGGTGCTGTCGGCGCGGCGGGCATGGGTGCTGTAGCCCGAACGCGGCGGCGCCGCGCGGAGGCGGAGTTGCGCGGCAGGCTCGCCGAGCGCGTTCGCCTGGCGCGCGAGCTGCACGATACGCTGCTCAGTGGCATGACGGGCATCTCGATGCGTCTCGACGCCGCGGCCATCCGAGCCAGCGGTCCGCTCGGCCTGGACGCCTCCGTGCTCGGGGAGATGCGGACTTTGGCGCGGAACACGCTGGTCGAAGCCCGCGATGCCGTGACGGCGATGCGGAACTCTGCAGACGATCTGGTGCCACTCTGGGACCAACTCGCCGACGCCGCGCGGCGCACGTTTGCCGACACCGAGGTCGACGTGCGCCTTGAGCGCGAAGGCACGACGCGCGCCTATCCGCGCGACGTCGAGGCGGAGGTCGTACGAATCGCGACCGAGGCGCTGGTCAACGCGCGCAAGCACTCGGCGTGCCGCAGCGTGAAGGTGCGGTGGGTGGATGACCGTCGCGGCCTGCGTGTCAGCGTGACGGATGACGGCTCTGGGTTCGACCAGCGAGACGCTTCGCTCAACGGGCATTGGGGGCTGCAAGGAATGCGCGAGCGGGCGGCGGCGGTCGGTGCAACCCTCACGATCGACAGCCATGTAGGGCGCGGCACCGATGTCGTCGTTTCAATTCGGGCGCCGGGATAA
- a CDS encoding VOC family protein: MTAIASDPQRNVDFYAGLLGLRLVKRTVNFDDPETYHLYYGDDVGSPGSIMTFFPWPGARRGRVGSGQVAMVAFSVLPSAIDFWLDRLTRHGIEHSGAWARFDGGEAELVISFEDHDGTMLEIVGHFGAANRRGRLGAPGIPPEEALRGFHGVTLWVSAHEGTGATLVETLGLTMIRDDGETRRYLTAGEAGQFVTVHARSGGRAGMSGAGTVHHVAWAVESDSVELEVRERVERAGLSPTSVIDRTYFRSVYFREQSGILFELATNQPGFLVDEPMDTLGEQLMLPPRYESAREAIESVLPPLHLAPPQGTAALDAAAAGGPEDVSADALGFAHRYLPPTAGAESVGATTLLLLHGTGGDEEDLIPLGRELLPGAGLLSPRGQVLENGAPRFFRRLAEGVFDQEDLAKRTDDLAVFIRQAIVNYRLEKDGVIAVGFSNGANIAASLLLKHPGLLRAAVLLSPMIPFRPDKDVDLSRTPVFIGASRADHIVPPDQTTALASMLRDYGAEVMLHWGSGGHAITQTEIKAAGEWLVGQVTPSGV, from the coding sequence GTGACTGCCATCGCAAGCGATCCGCAGCGTAACGTGGATTTTTACGCAGGCCTCCTGGGTCTTAGGCTGGTGAAGCGCACCGTCAACTTCGACGATCCGGAAACGTATCATCTGTACTACGGAGACGACGTCGGCTCGCCAGGTAGCATCATGACCTTCTTTCCGTGGCCCGGCGCGCGGCGGGGTCGGGTGGGTTCCGGGCAGGTTGCCATGGTTGCGTTCTCGGTGCTGCCATCGGCGATCGACTTTTGGTTGGATCGACTCACCCGTCATGGTATCGAACACTCGGGGGCGTGGGCACGGTTCGACGGCGGTGAGGCGGAACTCGTGATCTCCTTCGAAGATCATGATGGAACGATGCTCGAGATTGTCGGGCACTTTGGCGCCGCCAATCGACGGGGACGCCTCGGGGCCCCGGGGATTCCTCCCGAGGAAGCACTTCGGGGTTTCCATGGCGTGACGTTGTGGGTGAGCGCGCACGAAGGGACTGGTGCGACGCTCGTTGAAACGCTCGGGCTCACGATGATCCGCGACGATGGCGAGACGCGGCGTTACCTCACCGCCGGCGAAGCGGGGCAATTTGTAACCGTGCACGCGCGAAGCGGAGGTCGAGCCGGAATGTCAGGCGCCGGCACCGTTCACCACGTCGCGTGGGCGGTAGAGAGTGACTCCGTGGAGCTGGAAGTGAGGGAGCGAGTGGAACGGGCCGGACTATCGCCCACTTCGGTCATCGATCGCACCTACTTTCGCTCGGTGTACTTTCGCGAGCAGTCGGGCATCCTCTTCGAGCTGGCGACCAACCAGCCAGGATTTCTCGTGGACGAACCGATGGACACGTTGGGAGAGCAGTTGATGCTTCCGCCGCGGTATGAAAGCGCACGCGAGGCGATCGAGTCGGTATTGCCGCCGCTCCATCTCGCCCCCCCTCAAGGGACTGCGGCACTCGATGCCGCCGCTGCCGGCGGACCCGAGGACGTCAGTGCCGATGCGCTCGGCTTCGCACACCGATATCTGCCGCCCACCGCCGGCGCCGAGTCGGTTGGAGCAACTACGCTGTTGCTGCTGCACGGTACGGGAGGGGATGAGGAGGACCTCATCCCTCTCGGGCGCGAACTTCTGCCGGGCGCCGGGCTGCTCAGCCCCAGAGGTCAAGTGCTCGAGAACGGTGCTCCACGCTTTTTCCGACGACTCGCGGAGGGCGTTTTCGATCAGGAAGATCTTGCTAAAAGGACCGACGATCTCGCGGTGTTCATCCGTCAAGCGATTGTGAACTACCGACTCGAGAAAGATGGCGTGATCGCGGTTGGATTTTCCAACGGAGCAAACATCGCGGCAAGTCTGCTGCTAAAGCATCCAGGACTACTCCGCGCGGCGGTGTTGTTGAGTCCAATGATTCCATTTCGGCCGGACAAGGACGTGGACCTCAGTCGAACGCCAGTGTTCATCGGTGCCAGCCGGGCCGATCATATCGTGCCACCGGACCAAACGACCGCACTGGCGAGCATGCTCAGGGACTACGGCGCGGAAGTCATGTTGCACTGGGGGAGTGGTGGTCATGCGATTACGCAGACGGAGATAAAGGCCGCGGGCGAGTGGCTTGTGGGCCAAGTGACGCCCAGTGGGGTGTAA